A genomic stretch from Candidatus Nitrotoga arctica includes:
- a CDS encoding Trm112 family protein: MDAKLLEILVCPLCKSPLIYRKTEQELICKADRLAFPIQDDIPVMLADEARKLTPEEIERLR, from the coding sequence ATGGACGCAAAACTGCTTGAAATCCTGGTTTGCCCATTGTGCAAATCCCCACTGATTTACCGCAAAACCGAACAGGAATTAATCTGCAAGGCAGATCGTCTGGCATTTCCTATACAGGATGACATTCCAGTAATGCTGGCAGATGAAGCGCGCAAGCTTACTCCGGAAGAAATCGAACGACTTCGATGA